Proteins from a genomic interval of Toxoplasma gondii ME49 chromosome Ia, whole genome shotgun sequence:
- a CDS encoding hypothetical protein (encoded by transcript TGME49_293320~Predicted trans-membrane domain (TMHMM2.0):84-107:118-141), giving the protein MLESVCAVVDATCLRFFCFAEFCQGRKERRRDASSTLLRPSPFTETKTRVDLSSCVCFSRSSLFFPLSRLFSSGFFSLALLLFSSAFFSPLLSLLSLFLPSLLSFLLHSFLRSPRGPPLFTIFFLASASPLSASCLSSLSLPLARVFLKKMFSPAGSALGFSGLPPAPGSTPFLTVTPNSSRPMDHLSSLADERAPLSAASSSASSASSASSPSRFVPQFFGPLPLTSIHVVDCRVGEPESLQKPHPEEARFSSLSSSSSSSSSSSSSSSSSSAFSPDSSRFFSEFFAGVRRLLPCTLTERDATLNAALASGGGPSLSQFDSQLRHLVTGQRPPQPWLDFCMRRGKKAALTEAARAERPANSRGHGADATAEADLQDNAAARQPVRAADEETRGEEADTVDGDNFVERFLAVDVEASDLPSCPVLSTVHGSGLSLLLAGARGSVGVCEGGRFAWEVKILGLNREAPLPSAQAKAGDVEGAQGPLEAPEHNTSCLLAPELPSVEALQNESQSSPLPPQESIEPSSSSSSSSSSSSSSSSSSSSSSSSSSSSSPSPSSSSSSSSSSSSSSSSSSSSSSSSSSSSSSIVVSGEERLRLRQRTADSVAALSLASGLVRVGVCGAEDSLFLGDSATSIGVDSEGGCFTAGEIVRLERSPSEASSLGASSLVSASQPSCLPVSSSVAGSGDFCGELTQHSSGESVDFLGVAASESREQAGGVKAWQFEVGDVVTVVLNMRKECPSSGRCAACGGRLGTEQREKREEAGEKRGETGEKAEEGAAVSETSLPCIWTDGETCKRPGKRRRRRKADALPESGGEKRNACDGASHIPTESHEREQLTNCSCWSISFFLNGTRLLGALKLPKACEGQCLYPCVNVRGAASVVVNFGSRPPFSPLPFWCPMLQAHSVYAPALVSPSPHQLLFSPAEDPRASPLSAEVTLCVGTPGCGLFDFVDAWKRERETSRGRPLTEISSRALARWILLSVRAEAPKNALFDDEEAETIVACSRPDSADSGDTWTAAGLAAETVRALGRLRRGAAAPTAVGGERPFCGGDSWSWRGGSDPDSVAEPVSLCTGIPALDDLPRLKSELLLLAASSRRGDVLVVDVGNLLESRRREIARLFESPWFSRRCLLVAGPPPLPFAAKLQAKLHREQPRLRSLLRRLRRRQEEAEDAGDSSLCVGLREDLERLEEEFSEARMQPLSPTFSPTQPWTNAFVDDVPLQSLSCQPEPFSLPSAEEGFAVEVAWRESVEEAEKSFRAWRQKVADRRLCEQLQPPPWFKAQLGLWEDKCLALQEFQRATAARFSRALLHVGAESTVLPPDFDFGFADLAQVMRDGGDAGNSSVNKLLQALRSVEEHADGALLGGEPEGSLLLPSPSRVSGSSFSERLEFVTKKAEDEIASYSTNVDCRFPAHLSEGPWVPVPPVAAVGSEASSPYSAAPFSTSLLCSPSPFSSFAAARPSSLAASSSAVGQRELESGASAEAFLLQQVEGVAASSFAPDAFLERGEDAAALGASMEDIVREHQRKMEHVNKFAALAQAASPQAPGLAHAPPSHGRPSEEGRNAQVPRDGRFPLFIHFESEDWKLLEARVEIHMFLHAFAQVVKANEGRMPVEWFSLYFCLFFERPFNAEDFPSCLTLDDLFDHVSDTVGFSDEPPFVFPLLPAQTPLATFIALTEKARRLRRFKVEEKKGRRLRSWKIVSKLHSPKVSASSGTAEHLSPQLFYASQAFDARHKVAPGQAGVADTRKRGRAGVCTEGSASWEVFRGMQPTGSSAAAGSRGTGGSGAASAGRGRLRGGSRGDGAGDMYAAYGMPGMAFPRGSGQGSYYYDPASLQQQYMQYFHAYQQQYLGYYQQQMMQNPQ; this is encoded by the exons ATGCTTGAGAGTGTTTGTGCGGTCGTAGACGCGACAtgccttcgctttttctgctttgctGAATTCTGCcaaggcagaaaagagagaagacgcgacgcaAGCTCaacgcttcttcgtccttcccctttcacagagacgaagacgcgcgtCGATCTTTCCTCGtgcgtctgtttttctcgctcttctctcttcttccccctttcccgtctcttctcttctggtttcttctcgctcgccctcctcttgttctcctctgctttcttctctcctctgctctctctcctctctctttttctgccttctctcctgtcctttcttctccattccttccttcgttctcctcgcgGCCCTCCTCTGTTCACCATCTTTTTTCTTgcgtccgcgtctcctctctcggcctcttgcctttcctctctctcccttcctctcgctcgtgTCTTCCTGAAAAAGATGTTTTCGCCAGCAGGGAGCGCCCTCGGATTTTCCGGCCTGCCGCCGGCGCCCGGCTCCACTCCCTTCCTCACTGTCACCCCCAACAGCTCCCGGCCGATGGATCatctctcctcgctcgccgACGagcgcgcgcctctctctgccgcctcttcttctgcttcttcggcttcttctgcttcttctccgtctcggtTTGTGCCGCAGTTCTTCGGGCCGCTGCCTCTGACCTCCATCCACGTCGTCGACTGCCGGGTCGGCGAGCCTGAGTCTCTCCAGAAGCCGCACCCGGAGGAAGCgcggttttcttctctctcttcttcttcctcttcttcctcttcctcttcttcctcttcttcttcctcttctgctttctcgccgGATTCTTCGCGGTTCTTTTCCGAGTTTTTTGCAGGAGTGCGTCGACTCCTGCCTTGCACGTTGACGGAGCGCGACGCGACGCTGAACGCCGCGTTGGCATCTGGCGGTGGACCTTCGCTCTCGCAGTTCGACTCGCAGCTCAGACACCTCGTGACTGGCCAGCGGCCGCCGCAGCCATGGCTGGActtttgcatgcgccgcggGAAGAAGGCCGCTCTCACCGAGGCCGCGCGCGCCGAGAGGCCGGCGAACTCCAGAGGTCACGGCGCAGACGCGACGGCCGAAGCAGACCTGCAAGACAACGCCGCGGCGAGACAGCCAGTCagagcagcagacgaagagacgcgaggcgaagaagcagacaccGTGGACGGAGACAACTTCGTTGAGAGGTTTCTCGCCGTCGATGTGGAGGCCAGCGACTTGCCTTCCTGCCCTGTCCTCTCGACAGTTCATGGCAgcggcctttctctcctgttaGCTGGAGCGCGAGGGTCAGTCGGCGTCTGCGAAGGAGGTCGTTTCGCCTGGGAAGTCAAAATTCTGGGTCTGAATCGCGAagctcctctgccttctgctcAGGCCAAAGCAGGCGATGTCGAAGGCGCTCAAGGACCGCTAGAAGCTCCTGAGCACAACACCAGTTGCCTGCTTGCTCCGGAACTCCCGTCTGTCGAAGCACTCCAAAATGAAAGCCAATCGTCTCCACTGCCGCCTCAAGAGAGTATTGagccctcttcctcttcttcctcgtcttcttcgtcttcttcttcctcttcgtcttcctcgtcttcttcctcttcttcctcgtcttcttcctctccctctccgtcttcctcgtcttcatcgtcttcttcttcctcttcgtcttcctcgtcttcttcctcgtcttcttcctcttcttcttcgtcgtcttcttcgattGTGGTGAGTGGGGAAGAGCGACTGAGGCTTCGTCAGAGGACAGCAGATTCGGTGGCGgccttgtctctcgcgtccggCCTAGTACGCGTCGGCGTCTGTGGGGCGGAAGACAGTCTTTTTCTGGGGGACAGCGCCACCAGTATCGGCGTCGACTCCGAGGGCGGCTGCTTCACTGCAGGCGAAATCGTGCGTCTTGAGCGGAGCCCCAGTgaggcgtcttctctcggcgcTTCTTCACTCGTTTCCGCGTCGCAGCCGAGCTGCTTGCcagtctcttcgtctgtcgccGGCAGCGGGGACTTCTGCGGCGAATTGACGCAGCACTCGTCTGGGGAATCGGTCGATTTCCTCGGCGTCGCGGCCTCCGAGTCGCGCGAGCAGGCAGGAGGTGTCAAGGCCTGGCAGTTCGAGGTCGGAGACGTTGTCACGGTTGTCCTCAACATGCGAAAGGAATGCCCCTCTTCTGGACGTTGTGCGGCCTGCGGCGGCCGCCTAGGaacggagcagagagagaaaagagaagaggcgggcgagaagagaggagaaacgggggagaaagcagaagagggtGCGGCGGTTTCGGAGACGTCTCTTCCATGCATATGGACAGATGGAGAGACTTGCAAGAGaccaggaaagagaagaagacggcgaaaagCAGACGCGCTCCCGGAGTCAGgtggggagaaacgaaacgcatgcgacgGCGCAAGTCACATCCCCACAGAGTCACATGAAAGAGAACAACTCACAAACTGCTCCTGCTGGTCGATATCCTTCTTCCTCAATGGCACCAGGCTCCTCGGCGCCTTGAAACTCCCCAAGGCTTGTGAGGGTCAGTGCCTCTATCCGTGCGTCAACGTCAG AGGCGCCGCCAGTGTTGTTGTGAATTTCGGATCTCGGCcgccgttttctcccttgcCCTTTTGGTGTCCGATGCTGCAAGCGCACAGCGTCTACGCGCCGGCGctcgtgtctccgtcgcctcaccagcttctcttttctccggcgGAAGACCcgcgcgcctctcctctctccgcggAAGTGACGCTCTGCGTGGGGACGCCTGGCTGCGGACTCTTCGACTTCGTCGACGCctggaaacgcgagagagagacgagccGCGGACGTCCCTTGACCGAGATTTCCTCGCGAGCTCTGGCGCGCTGGATCCTCCTTTCAGTCCGCGCAGAGGCTCCGAAAAACGCGCTTTTCGAcgatgaagaagcagagacaatCGTTGCGTGCTCGCGCCCTGACAGCGCCGACtccggagacacctggaCCGCCGCTGGGCTCGCCGCCGAGACCGTCCGGGCCCTCGGGCGCCTGCGGCGCGGCGCCGCGGCTCCGACCGCGgtcggaggcgagaggcctTTTTGCGGCGGAGACTCCTGGAGCTGGCGAGGCGGCTCAGATCCCGACAGCGTCGCCGAGCCGGTTAGCCTATGCACAGGCATTCCGGCGCTCGACGATCTCCCGCGTCTGAAGTCGGAGCTTCT CTTgctcgcagcttcttctcggcgcgGGGATGTGTTGGTCGTGGACGTCGGGAATCTGCTAGAGAGCCGCCGCCGCGAAATCGCTCGACTCTTCGAGTCCCCGTGGTTCTCACGGCGGTGTCTTCTCGTCGCAGGCCCACCGCCGCTCCCGTTCGCCGCGAAGCTGCAGGCGAAACTCCACCGCGAGCAGCCGCGCCTGCGAAGCCTGCTGCGCCGCCTTCGGAGACGACAAG aggaggcagaagacgcgggagactcgtctctgtgtgtcggcCTGCGTGAAGACCTCGAACGTTTAGAAGAAGAATTCTCTgaggcgcgcatgcagccactcTCGCCGACCTTCTCGCCGACGCAGCCGTGGACGAACGCGTTTGTCGATGATGTGCCTCTGCAGAGTCTCTCCTGTCAACCGG AACCGTTCTCGCTCCCCAGCGCCGAGGAGGGATTCGCGGTCGAAGTAGCGTGGCGAGAGAGcgtggaggaggcggagaagagcttcagagcgtggagacagaaggtcGCCGACCGCCGGCTCTGCGAACAGCTGCAGCCACCGCCTTGGTTCAAG GCGCAGTTGGGTCTCTGGGAGGACAAATGTTTGGCCCTGCAGGAGTTCCAGCGCGCGACGGCTGCGCGCTTTTCGCGGGCGCTGCTCCATGTGGGCGCGGAGTCGACTGTTCTGCCTCCGGACTTCGACTTTGGATTCGCAGATCTGGCGCAAGTGATGAGAGACGGCGGCGACGCCGGCAACAGTTCCGTGAACAAGCTCCTGCAAGCGCTGAGATCC GTCGAAGAGCATGCAGACGGCGCGCTGCTCGGTGGGGAGCCAGAGGGCTCGCTTCTGCTGCCTTCGCCGAGTCGCGTCTCTGGatcttctttttcagagCGCCTGGAGTTCGTGACGAAGAAAGCTGAAGATGAAATCGCGTCTTACTCGACCAATGTCGACTGTCGTTTCCCGGCACACCTGTCAGAAGGTCCCTGGGTGCCTGTGCCGCCCGTCGCTGCCGTGGGTTCcgaggcttcttctccgtatTCTGCGGCGCCGTTCTCCACCTCCCTGCTctgttctccgtctccgttttcttcttttgccgctgctcggccttcttctcttgctgcttcgtcgtcggCTGTAGGTCAGAGAGAGCTGGAGAGTGGGGCGTCGGCGGAggcgtttctcctccagcAGGTCGAGggcgtcgctgcttcttctttcgcgcctgacgcttttctcgagagaggcgaagacgccgcgGCGCTCGGCGCGTCGATGGAGGACATCGTGAGAGAACATCAAAGGAAAATGGAACATGTTAACAAATTCGCGGCGCTCGCACAGGCCGCGTCTCCCCAGGCGCCAGGTCTCGCGCATGCCCCGCCCTCCCACGGGCGTCCGAGCgaggaggggagaaacgcg cagGTTCCGCGCGACGGccgctttcctctgttcaTTCACTTCGAATCGGAAGACTGGAAGCTCTTGGAGGCACGAGTGGAAATTCACATGTTCCTCCACGCTTTCGCCCAGG tTGTGAAGGCAAACGAAGGGCGCATGCCTGTCGAGTGGTTTAGCCTGtacttctgcctcttcttcgagcgTCCTTTCAATGCAGAAGACTTCCCCAGCTGTCTCAC ctTGGACGACCTCTTCGACCATGTCTCCGACACCGTCGGCTTCTCGGATGAGCCGccgttcgtctttcctctcttgcctGCTCAGACGCCTCTCGCAACGTTTATTGCC TTAACCGAGAAAGCTCGTCGCCTGCGCCGGTTCAAGGttgaggaaaagaaaggacggCGACTACGCTCCTGGAAGATTGTCTCGAAGCTTCACTCTCC gaaagTCTCGGCGAGTTCAGGGACAGCTGAACATTTATCTCCAC AACTCTTCTACGCCAGCCAAGCTTTTGACGCAAGGCATAAA GTCGCTCCCGGACAAGCGGGAGTTGCAGACACTCGGAAGCGCGGACGAGCCGGCGTATGCACCGAAGGATCGGCAAGTTGGGAGGTTTTCCGCGGGATGCAACCCACAGGAAGTTCTGCCGCAGCTGGGAGCCGTGGCACAGGGGGGTCTGGCGCGGCTTCTGCTGGCCGCGGGCGTCTCCGGggaggaagccgaggcgACGGGGCCGGCGACATGTATGCTGCGTACGGGATGCCTGGGATGGCGTTTCCGCGGGGAAGTGGGCAGGGGAGTTACTACTACGATCCAGCgtcgctgcagcagcagtACATGCAGTACTTCCACGCTTACCAACAACAGTACTTGGGATACTACCAGCAGCAGATGATGCAAAACCCGCAGTGA